From Heliomicrobium modesticaldum Ice1, a single genomic window includes:
- a CDS encoding TerC family protein, with protein sequence MEFITPAFVSSLLAIVAIDLVLAGDNAIVIGLAARNLPREHQRKAIIWGTVGAIIIRAIATVAVVGLLKIPGLLFIGGLLLLWIAYKLIVEEKEHDIKPEKNVMAAIRTIVIADAVMGIDNVLAVAGAAHGSFLLVVLGLLISVPIVVWGSTLFIRLVERFPIILYLGAGVIAWTAGSMVTHEPYLKGGIAGTPVLGWLVPAVFTVGVILLGRSKKQAALKASFRKDFEKEEK encoded by the coding sequence TTGGAATTTATCACACCGGCTTTTGTCAGCTCATTGCTTGCCATTGTCGCCATCGATTTAGTCCTTGCGGGGGATAACGCTATCGTGATTGGGTTGGCGGCAAGAAACCTTCCGAGGGAACATCAACGAAAGGCTATCATTTGGGGGACAGTAGGGGCGATAATCATACGCGCGATCGCTACGGTAGCCGTCGTAGGGCTGTTGAAAATCCCCGGCTTGCTCTTCATAGGGGGCTTGCTGTTGCTTTGGATCGCCTATAAGCTGATCGTCGAAGAAAAAGAGCATGACATCAAGCCGGAAAAAAATGTAATGGCAGCGATCCGAACGATCGTCATCGCTGATGCTGTTATGGGCATCGACAATGTGCTCGCTGTCGCAGGCGCTGCCCACGGCAGTTTCCTTCTCGTTGTTCTGGGACTATTGATCAGTGTGCCCATTGTCGTATGGGGCAGCACCCTCTTTATTCGGTTGGTGGAACGGTTTCCGATCATCCTATATCTTGGCGCCGGTGTCATCGCTTGGACGGCCGGTTCGATGGTAACCCATGAGCCGTACTTAAAAGGTGGTATCGCCGGCACGCCGGTTCTGGGATGGCTGGTGCCTGCTGTTTTTACGGTTGGGGTGATATTACTGGGCAGGAGCAAAAAGCAGGCGGCACTCAAGGCATCCTTCAGAAAGGACTTTGAAAAAGAGGAAAAATAA